In one Brienomyrus brachyistius isolate T26 chromosome 7, BBRACH_0.4, whole genome shotgun sequence genomic region, the following are encoded:
- the LOC125746205 gene encoding angiopoietin-related protein 2-like — MMLLTVVLVLILASGPLSVTAGRAEQFESSDDGPEKDFLYAEQPPPRTRYGRSPDDAQQPEKCSYTFIVPQRKVTGAICVNSREPDALLENRVHKQELELLNGELLKQKRQIETLQQLVEVDGGLVNEVKLLRKESRNMNSRVTQLYMQLLHEIIRKRDNALELSQLESRVLNQTSEMLQLVNRYKDLEHKYQHLAALANNQTDTIARLEEQCQRAPPVVRPPPPPLPQPLPHPQPPPQPPLNKPYQPPTYTRITNQITNEIQSDQNLKGPLLPTMPNGTHSPSISDIPSGPFNDCLHALEEEHTDSGMYLVRPENGNRLMQVWCDQRHDPGGWTVIQRRQDGSVNFFRNWETYKQGFGNIDGEYWLGLENIYWLTNQGTYKLLVTLEDWSGRKVFAEYASFRVESEAEFYKLRVGRYHGNAGDSLTWHNGKQFTTLDRDHDVYTGNCAHYQKGGWWYNACAHSNLNGVWYRGGHYRSRYQDGVYWAEFRGGAYSLKKVTMMIRPNANTFH, encoded by the exons ATGATGCTACTCACAGTTGTTCTGGTGCTGATTTTGGCCTCTGGGCCACTAAGCGTGACAGCGGGAAGGGCCGAGCAGTTTGAGAGCAGTGACGATGGCCCAGAGAAGGACTTTCTGTATGCAGAGCAGCCACCGCCACGGACGAGGTATGGGCGCTCCCCTGACGACGCCCAGCAGCCGGAAAAGTGCTCCTACACCTTCATCGTGCCGCAGCGGAAGGTGACGGGCGCCATCTGCGTCAACTCGCGGGAGCCGGACGCTCTTCTGGAGAACCGCGTCCAcaagcaggagctggagctgctgaatGGGGAGCTGCTGAAGCAGAAGCGACAGATTGAAACCCTGCAGCAGCTGGTGGAGGTCGATGGCGGCCTGGTCAACGAGGTCAAGCTGCTGCGCAAGGAGAGCCGCAACATGAACTCGCGCGTCACGCAGCTCTACATGCAGCTGCTGCATGAGATCATCCGCAAGCGGGACAACGCGCTGGAGCTCTCGCAGCTCGAGAGCCGCGTGCTAAACCAGACGTCCGAGATGTTGCAGCTGGTCAACCGCTACAAGGACCTGGAGCACAAGTATCAGCACCTAGCAGCGTTGGCTAACAACCAGACAGACACCATCGCCCGGCTGGAAGAGCAGTGCCAGAGAGCGCCCCCTGTGGTCCGGCCTCCGCCACCACCTCTGCCCCAACCCCTGCCTCATCCTCAGCCACCACCTCAACCACCTCTCAACAAACCCTACCAACCACCGACATACACGCGCATCACCAACCAGATCACCAACGAGATCCAGAGTGACCAGAACCTCAAAGGTCCTTTGCTTCCCACAATGCCCAATGGAACACACAGTCCGTCCATCAGCGACATTCCATCAG GGCCGTTTAACGACTGCCTGCACGCTCTGGAAGAGGAGCACACCGACAGCGGCATGTATCTGGTGAGGCCCGAGAACGGCAACCGGCTCATGCAGGTGTGGTGCGACCAAAGACACGACCCCGGCGGCTGGACCGTCatccagaggaggcaggacggcTCGGTAAACTTCTTCAGAAACTGGGAGACGTACAAG CAAGGCTTTGGGAACATCGACGGCGAGTACTGGCTAGGTCTGGAGAATATCTACTGGTTGACCAACCAGGGCACCTACAAACTTCTGGTCACGCTGGAGGACTGGTCGGGCCGGAAGGTGTTTGCGGAGTACGCCAGCTTCCGGGTCGAGTCAGAGGCAGAGTTTTACAAACTGCGGGTGGGGCGTTACCACGGCAATGCAGGAGACTCCCTGACCTGGCACAACGGCAAGCAGTTCACCACGCTGGACAGGGACCATGACGTGTACACAG GTAACTGTGCCCACTATCAGAAGGGAGGCTGGTGGTACAACGCCTGTGCCCACTCCAACCTCAACGGTGTGTGGTATCGGGGGGGCCACTACCGGAGCCGCTACCAGGATGGAGTCTACTGGGCAGAGTTCAGGGGCGGAGCCTACTCCCTGAAGAAAGTGACCATGATGATTCGGCCAAACGCCAACACCTTCCATTAA